In the genome of Paenibacillus sp. GP183, the window GAGAATTCGAATCCGTCCTTCACTTGGCTTGGTACGCGGGCGAAAATGAAAAAGATCCACGTCCACACCGCCATATAAGACCTGGATCTTTTTCTCAGGACAGCCCGATCGAATCAAACGATTAGCTAGATAGTGGCATACAGGTAGAAACAACTCTCCATTTGTATATAGCTTTTGAAGCTTTTTCTGGTTATTCTCATTTCTTATATAGCTGGTTGCATCTAATCCACGGAAGCTTGTAATCAAAGGGATCCCTAGACTCTTCTTGAAAGGAAGTAGCTTCATGGCCAACTGTCCGTAATGGGCATGAATTGCCTTCACGTTCTGCTGCCGTATGAAAGCAGGAAAATCAAAAATATCTGGGTAATGAACCACATCCTTGAACAAAAAACGGAATTGAGGATCAGTGGGCTTCTTTTTATCAGTCATATACACGTAATCGAACCCGGGAACCGATTTGACATGGGGAGTACTGTGATCACTAATGAGGGCATATTTATAATGCAGGATCTTATCCAATGTTCTCTCCCTTTCTAACGATATTTGTATAAATCTCCTCCCATTGTTCTGCCGTTTGGGCATATTGGAAGTGGCTCTCCACGGTTGCTCTTCCATTCCAGCTAAGCCGATCCGCTTCCTCAGGACGGGAAAGTACTAAATCAATTGCTTTTGCAAAGGCCTTTGGATTTTGAAAATCACGGAGTACTAAGCCATTGTAACCATCCTTAATGATTTCCGGTATTCCTCCCCGATGTGTGGTGATGATAGGAACTCCCGCTGCCATTGCTTCATAATGAATTCTTCCCGCAGGCTCGTTCCACTGGGAACTGCATACAAACACATCAGCCATCAAATAATAATAAGGAATCTCCTGTGCAGGGATATATTTGGTGAAAATGACTTTCTTCTTTAGGGGCTTCGCCATCTTATAAAGAGAGCGAATGTAGTCTGTCATTCGATCGTCACTGTAAAATCTTCCGCCTGATATAACAAGCACAGCATTTTTATGCTTTTGGAGCACGGTATCCATAGCCTTAATTAATAAATGGGGACCTTTCTTCTCGATAAGCCTGCCTGCAAAAAAAATAACTCTTTGGTCCGGATCAATCCTATACTTCATTCTAAACTCATTTCGAAGAACATGTGCTCTTGGATCCCAACGAGGTATATAATCACTTAAATTGACTCCGGAATAAACAGTTACTAATTTTTTCTCAGCTTCGGGGAATCGACTCTTTACGGTTTTATTCAAATAATTGCTGATTGTAATAATCTTTTGAACGGATTTAATTGACTTTTTTGCCAGATTTCTAGAGATTGATTTCTCCGAAAAACGTTCATTATGAAGACTAAGAACGAATTGGCTTTGTGGTGCCGCCTCTTTCAATGCGGGAACTTGATCAGGACGATTTAGCACATGAATCAAGTCAAAATTTTCGTTAGAAATGATCTTTGCGACTTCTTTAAAATATGATTTGGGGGATAGGCGAATGTATTCTACTGCATCCCGTTTTTCCTTTTGCGGGAGTGTCGGGTCTGTAATAGAAATAATCGTGATTTGATGTTTTTCACTGAGATACGGCAGCACCCCGTCTATCAGAAGTTGGATCGCTCCCCCCCTAATGGCTGGACTCGGCAATTGCCGGTTAAAAACGTACGCCAGTTTCATTCTTTCACTCCCTCGTAGGATTGTTTGCAATTCCGCTCATTCCCATATCGCTGCTCCAACTGCTTCATCCGCGCACGTTAAACTCACTTCCAAATAACTTTCCGAGCAAACTTGTTGTACTCTTCCTTAAACGGAGGATTGTCGTTCCAAGGCTTTCTCCGCGTGGTGTAATGAATGATTGCCGGTTTGATCTCGAGGTGGCCGTAGCGGGATACTTGAAAATTCCACTTGGGATCGAGTTTAAGCCATTTGTCATGAAGAACCGCGTTAAGAGGGTCTTGTGATGGTAACTTGATAATCGCTTGGTTATCATTCGTAAATTGGAACACCTTTTTGGTGATATCTTGCTCCCTCCATTTCTTCAGATTGATGAACAGCATCCCGGCATTGAAATAGCTCGAGGTGAGGGGGATAGAGAGCTTATTGAAACGATGGGTCTGCCCAGGGTTCTCAACTGCCGCTAATACATGCTTCGATAGATCTAGTTCCCACATCCAGGTCACGTCATCTCTGACGATCATATCACAGTCCAGGTAGAGGACCTTATCGACGTTCTTGTCCAAAAGATCGGGAATCGAGAATCGATAGTACGTTTCGCTTGTCAGATACCTTCCCACCTTAAAACCTTTATAAAGTTCCGGGTTCACAGTGAGAAACTTGATCTTTACATTAAACCTCTTTAGCGCCTTGTTGAGCCGGCTCTTATTCTCGCTAGAGAGCTTGCCGTAGATGGTATAAATTTGGACAGGGTTTTGGGAAACCTTATTCTCCAAAAGAGAGTAGAGCATAACGGCTAAATGCTTAGCGAATTTATCGTTGGTTACGGTCACAATATGCAATTTTTCCATCAACATCACCTCCAGTATTTCTTAATCTAATATATGTGTATTGGTAGAAAAGGTTTGGACACATCCGATTTGAGTGGTTGTTCAAAACCCCAAAGGGGGGAAATCATGATCTCCGTAATTTGCTGCACGATTAGAGACGAAATGATGGAAAATGAAAGAGACAATTTCAATGCGTCACCATGTCAACTCTATTGAATTTCATCAATAGTGTTACATATGGTCAAGGTGGTGCTCTGAGTATCTACAGTTCATGAGCGGGGAAAAGTGGTTGGCGATGGAGATCCTGAAAGATAATAGTAGATTCTTGTCAAGCCGTGATTTAAACTATATTGAAATATGGATTTTGAAAATCCAAATATACGGAAATTTGGTCCGAAACATAACGCAAGAAAAGCAAAAGCCGCATTACATTTAAAATATAAAACTATTGGTCATGGCCGACACAGAATTGTTTATGATCTGAAGAACGGATTTATATTCAAGAGGTTGGATAATAATGGACAAAATCCAATCAAAGGTTCCTTCGGCAAAAAAATATAATCAACAGTTGTTGCAACTGAAAAACGAGTTGATAAAAGCAGGAATAAAACCAAAAGATATGAAGAGGAGAAATTTAGCTTTATCCAAGAACGGACAAATCGTAATCATTGATGATGGGCATTTCAAACAAATAGAACTACCAATGAATGAAAAGGGAAGGCTTAATCAGGGCTCGGAAGAGGGTGTGAGCAGCAAGCCGGCAAATACACCAGTAGAAACAGAGGTCGTTCTGTCCACGCAGATGGAGAGTAACCTAAGAAAGAGGAACCCGCAAAAAAAGAAGAACCGGTTGCATAATAGACACCAAAATGGTCGGAAGTTGATGTGACGGAAGAAACGGTGAAGGCTGTGCTTCTAGATGTCAAAAATTCTTCTAGGGTGGTAGTTGTACAAGATCAATTGCATAAGATTAAAGTCGATGAGCACGCGGGAACAGCTGCCGCTGATGATGAGAATCATGAAGCGGTACTTGCCGGATGGGTGACCATCCGTCTACTTCAGCAACTAACCAATATGGTCAGATCCATTTTCAATCTGGTCTCTACGTAGCTGATAGTAGTGTCCTTCCCTCCATTGGTGTTTAGTGGGCTTAGGTCAAGTAGCGCAACTTATTCATATTCCGATTCTGGATTCATTACCAAACCAGTATGAAATTGCTGCGTTATGCAGCAGTTCACCAAAGCTATTAAAGGTTTTGGGGAAGAAATATAGAGTGACCAATCTATATCAAAATTCAAATAAATTGGTTGCTCGACCTGATCTTGATGCGGTTATTTTTTAAACAAAAATCAGTGCCATTCTGATACGGCGATCGTTGCAGCTAACAATAAGAAACATGGTCAATTCTCGAAAAAGCCTTCTCGACCGCTGCCAAAAAATATTGATATTCCATAATTTACGGATATCTTCTTTAACGATAATGTCACAGTCCAGGTATAGTGCTTTTTTTATGCTTTTATCTAACAAATGAGGAATAACAATTCGGTAATAGGCCTGTCTGCTCATATGATTCCTTTCTTTGAAACCATGGAACAGAGAGTTGTCCACTGTTAAAATCTAATGTCCAGACTGAATTTTTGTACGACTCTTTTCAGATTTTTCTTGTTTTCATAGGATAGCCCCCCGTCTATGATGGAAATATATACATCGGATTTTTGAAATGGCTTATAGTTTTGATAGGGCACATTCATACTTGCAAATAAAAAAGAGGTCAGCCAGTTTGAATGACCTTTATTACAGATTGTACGATGGCCTCAGCCATGTTATTCCTTGCTGTAGACTCGATCTGAACCTCAAGGAGCGAGCAAATCTTCTTGCTGCAGCCAATAGACGAAATGCTTAATGCCTGTTTCCAGATCCGTTGAAGGTGAGTAACCTAACATGGAGTGGGCTTTCTTATAATTGGCCCACGTTCTGGGAACATCGCCGATTTGCAGCGGCTGCCAATCAATAATGGCTTTCGTGTTCATTTCGTTCTCGAGTAATTGCACTAATGCCAGCAAACTGGTCGGATTATCGTTACCTAGATTAAAAGCTTCATAGCCTTGGGCATGCAGTTCCATCGATTTGGGGATGTCTGAAACGATATCGGTGACATAGGTATAGTCCCGACTCGTCGTTCCGTCGCCAAATAAGGTGATGGGTTCGCTCTTGACAATTTTCTTGGTGAATTTATGAATAGCCAGATCGGGTCTCTGTCTAGGTCCATAAACGGTGAAGAACCGCAAAGCTGCTATCGGCAAACCGAAGCAATGGCTGTAGCTTTTGCATAACGCTTCTCCGGCTGCTTTAGTTGCCCCGTATGGTGAGGCGATTTTTAAGGTAGGATCCGTTTCAGAGAAAGGAACTTCTTCGTTTAATCCCTAAACCAAACTTGAAGAACCGAAGATAAACTTTGAAATTCCATTTTTTACGGAAGCATCCAATAGATTGACCGTGCCTGCAAGATTCACGTCAAAATAAGTGTGGGGGATTTCGAGAGAAGGGCGGACACCTGCTTTTGCAGCTAAATGGACGACAATCTCAGGTTTCCATTGCTGGAAGATATGTTCCATACTGCCCCTGTCCCGTATATCAACTTCCACTAATTCGTAGTTAGGTGAAATTATATGGCTGCTAATATTCTTCTCTTTCACTTTACGGTCGTAATAATCATCAAAGTTATCAATCACAAGAACTTGAAAACCGTCCCCAGGAGCGTGTCGACCAAATGACTGCCGATAAAACCGGCTCCGCCTGTAACCAGCACTTTTGTATTCATGAATGCCCCTCAGTATCCAATGTTTGAGAACTTATCCATGCACGAACGGAATTATCTTTGATGGGATGCACAAATATGACCTCCAGCAGTTGTTTCGCGTTCTTGACTTCATCTATTGAGATGAAAGGTCTATAACGGAAGTATTTTCTATAAAGGTTCGGTGAGATCGCCTGCCAAAGGCGGTCGGACTGAACCATTCCGAGCGAATAGCTGGCGCCGCACTGCATCGCTATGGTCAAATATAGCATTTCACCCATTGAAATTACGTTGGTCTTATCGAGTAATTCCTCTATTTGAGGCTCATGAATTCTGGCTAGCATACTATTATTCAATGAGTGATATTTTTGTCTGTCCATCCCAATGGCTAGAGCCGTTAGCCAGGGTTAATTATGAAGCAATGGCTGCGGGCATACCGATTGTGACTTCAAATCGGGGAGGAAATCCGGAGGTCATTATACATGGTAAGAACGGTTTGGTCGTTGATCAATATGACCAACCTAAAGCTTTTGCCAAAGCTATCAATAAGCTGTTAGAAGATAAAAAGCTGCGTGTAAAAATGGGGAACTTGAATAGAAAACTGATAAGGGAAAGATATAATTTTGAGAAATATGCACTTAACATATCAAATTTGTATATGAAAATATTAGCCTCAAAATGAAACTAAGCTGATGACCAACGGAATCTGCAGCTTCTCACGTTCTTTGAAGGTGGAATGATCACCGACAGTGACGTGAGATTTTTAATGTAAACAAGCTCCAAGCTCCTTGATAAAAAAAGTGAGGTCAACCAGATTCAACTGGATGACCTCAGATGCTTCGAAACTCATTTTATTTCCATGAAGTGGTGTGCAAATATTTATAATACTCATGTTGAAGCGGATGACCTTTGTTCCAAGGTTTGTCTTGACCGGTAAAATGAATAATGGCTGGCTTGATATTGGGCATAATTTTGAAATGGCGGGTTGTATAATTCCATTTAGGATCTAATTTGATCCATTTATTATGGAGAATGGCATTTAATGGATCCTGACTGCAATATTTAATCTTCTTAGAATTATCGTTAATATATTGGAGTACTTTACTAGAAATTTTTTGATCTCTCCATTTCTCTAAATTCATTAATAAAACCCCGGCATTAAAGTAACTGGAGCCTTTTGGAATTTCGAGAGCCTTTCTTTCAGAATCTTTTAACGTCGCTTTTTCCACTGCAGCTAGATGGTAATGATCTATTTTCGTGTTCCATAATTTAGAAATGTCTTCTTTGACAATAAGATCGCAGTCTAGATAGAGTACTTTCTTAATCGATTTATCCATTAAATCAGGAATAACAATTCGATAATAAGTTTCCTTGCTGAGATGGTTCTTCTTTACCTTAAAACCATTGAATAAAGAATAGTCAACTGTAAGAAAATTGACTTTCAATTTGAATTTGTTTACAACTCTTCTTAGATTCGACTTGTTGCTGCTAGAGATTTTCCCATCAATGATATGAATTTGTATATCAGCTTTTTCAGCTTTATTTTCCAACAAGGAATTCAACATGACGCCTAAATGCTTAGCATACTTATCATTGGTTGCCGTTACAATATGGATAGAGTTCAAATTTGTCACCTTCACCTTCTAGTCCCATATAGTGGTGCGTAAAATATTCACTTTGAAGCGGATGGCCATGGTTCCAGGGCTTACTTTTACGGGTAAAACGAATAATGGCAGGTTTAATGTGTGGTTGATGCCTCACATGGTCTGTTGTGTAATTTCTTTTAGGATCTAATTCGAGCCATTTGTCATGAAGAATAGCATTTAATCCGAAAACATTTACTGCAAGATCTTCGGTTTTAGATACAGTTACGCGGATTTCATTCTGAGTAACAGTATCTGCGATTGGCGTATTGAAAACAAACGATGTTCCCGACGGGAGCGTTTGTACAATTGTAGCACCGATCTGTACTGGTGCGTTTGTAGTCCAGTCAAAAGCCTGGTAGGTGACTGTTCTAGTTTCATCTGTGTCGAGGTTGAATACTATGGTGCGAGAATTTGTAGTAGTTTCGGTGCGGGTGTGGTGACGTCAACGTATTGTTCAATACTCCAGTAGATAAAATTGTTGCCATATGGATCCCTCCTTTCCTCTATTATTAAATGCAAGTCTAAGTTGTTTTGATTGGACAAATGATATATATAGCTCAGGATAGGTAATCGTCGTAGACGAATAATATAAACTAGAATGTTAGATAGAATTGGTGATCATAGAGTTGTTTATTCAGAATGAAGTCTTTGAAAGAGAGGGAAGATCATATGAAGATCGCATTGATTAACTCAGGTCGTTTGCCTTAAAGGGAAAGGTGTACGCTATTGGATCGGATCGCTTCTGGTTTGTCATTGGTGTGTAGGAATCTGGTCTTCCTTTTTCATCGTAGTGTTGTATAATTTCCTCCCCCCTGTCACTTTCTTCTTGATTCTGAGTCTGGCTGTAGCCGGAATAGCTTCGATTATTGAAATCCAGTTGACCAAAAAATAGTGGTTCCTGTTTAACATGACTTAAGCAGTTGATGGTAATTCACTGTAAACTGCATAATTATCATAAAATATTTAGTGAGACCCCATAAAAACACTTGACTTTTCTGGAATGCCCCAATAATTGCAAAGGATACCTTTTCCCAAGGGTATAACTTGTAGATTATAGGTGATTTTCCAATGTCAGCGTTACAAAAACCGAGATTTAAAGATTTGAATCATGGAGAATGCGCCGGAGACCCATCTTAAAGTCATTATGGGATCAATTTGATTTCTCTTTGCTTCTCGCTCAATCCGGCATCATGAAACGTAGCGGTGCTCCCTCATGGTTGCTCTGTTTTCTCTATGTGATTGGGCTGGCCGCTGGCTGTCCTTCAGTAGTTCAAATGGCTGACATGGCGGATAAAGATGCGTTATTGAAGGCCATGTTCAAGCCATGGAAGCTCGCGCAGTATACGCTTAGTCGTTTCTTCACCACGTCTTTCACTTGGCGGACGTTCGGTAAGAAGCGAGTAGCGCGCCTTCAAGAAGACCCGGATACTTGCTTGCGTGAGGGGGATGCGATTAATCTGGATGATTCCCTTGTTGCTCATCCTTATGCCAAGATGCTTCCGTTTCTTTGCTGGCTCTACGACCATGCCAAAAAAATAAACGTGTGGGGCATGAACCTGGTTGTGCTACAGGCCGTGCTCCGCAATGGATTAGAGTATCCTTTATTTTACTCCATCTGGCGCAAGGATGAAGTAGAGAGCGAAGAATTGACTAAATACGACCTCGCTCGCCAGATGCTGCTGATGCTCCGTGAATCGGTGACATGCCGCCTATGGATCGCGATGGATCGAGGTTACATTTGCAAAGATTTTTTTGTATTTCTGATGACCCATCATTTCGATTGGGTGACGAAGGCGAAGCGAAACACGGCGCTGTTTCAGCGTGTCATCGAACCCGGAACACGCAGAGAGCGGTTTGTTCCCGTTACGCCCATCATGCTCATTAAAGTGGTCTTCAAGGACTTGTTGAAGTTGGGCTCCACGGGTCTTGTCTGCATAGCCATACCCGACATTTACATGAAATTACCTCATACGACGTTGAACCGTAAGGGGAAGCAAGTGGTTAAGCAAAAATATGTTCCTGTTGCTGCCGTTGTTGCCACGCGTCTAAAAGAAGATGAAGAATCCACTGCTGCCAGCAAGAATGATAATGAAAATGAGACGCCGGCCACTTACAAAGGGGCTTATCTTCTCATTAGCAACCGTCACGATATCCCTTTGAAAGCAGTGGGAACGTATGTGAAACGCTGGCGCATCGAGGTCTTCTTTCGAACGGCCAAACAAGAACTTGCCTTGGAACAGTGCCATTCCACAACCGAAGCGCATCAACATGGACATCTGGAATTATTGTTTGCTACAGAAACACTGCTCTCGTACGCACTCTGGCAGTTAAACAAAGAAAAAACGAGTGATGATGAAGGCTACACCCACGGCGAAATGGTTCGTGCCTCTTCCACACTCGTTGTCAGGTCCGCACAAAAAACCACAAAGGCATTCAGCGAATCTATGTTGATTTTGACCACAAGCGCAGCAATTTGCAAGACTTTTTGATTTATTTTGGCCAGAGCATTATTTCTGCTTCTTTGGGTTACCCCAAAACCAGAGATTTACCAAGCATTACCACGAAGTGCATAGGTCATGTATATAAAAAAAGTGTTACAGCATTTGGAAAATGAATTCTTCGACCTCATTCAGGTTTATAACACCCCACTCTGGATGATCCCAATAAAAAAAGCATCCCCCAAGTCCCGGTTGACGTTATCACTTCATAACTTAAAGTTAGGGCATCAGGTTGGCGATATCGAATCACGACAATTTATTGAAATTGTCGACCATATAGTAACTGTCAGCAAATTCGTTGCAGAGGATATTATCAGCCCTGATCTACATGAGAGAAATGGGCATTAAGGCCAAAAGATTTCCATGCTAACCGGCGTCATTCACGCATGGAGCATGGCTTACGCTTGCTCCAACGAAAGCTGTTCGCACGCTGGCGTTGCTTATAAATCTGCAGAAGAGGAAGCGCTCAGCATGAAGCATTCTTCATATGGCTACGATGTTCTCTGCCTCGTTGGCGAACTGCGCTTCAAGCAGCATCGTACCTGCAAAGAAATTGCAGATGCGCTGAATGAACGCG includes:
- a CDS encoding glycosyltransferase family 4 protein, whose translation is MKLAYVFNRQLPSPAIRGGAIQLLIDGVLPYLSEKHQITIISITDPTLPQKEKRDAVEYIRLSPKSYFKEVAKIISNENFDLIHVLNRPDQVPALKEAAPQSQFVLSLHNERFSEKSISRNLAKKSIKSVQKIITISNYLNKTVKSRFPEAEKKLVTVYSGVNLSDYIPRWDPRAHVLRNEFRMKYRIDPDQRVIFFAGRLIEKKGPHLLIKAMDTVLQKHKNAVLVISGGRFYSDDRMTDYIRSLYKMAKPLKKKVIFTKYIPAQEIPYYYLMADVFVCSSQWNEPAGRIHYEAMAAGVPIITTHRGGIPEIIKDGYNGLVLRDFQNPKAFAKAIDLVLSRPEEADRLSWNGRATVESHFQYAQTAEQWEEIYTNIVRKGENIG
- a CDS encoding glycosyltransferase, with protein sequence MDNSLFHGFKERNHMSRQAYYRIVIPHLLDKSIKKALYLDCDIIVKEDIRKLWNINIFWQRSRRLFRELTMFLIVSCNDRRIRMALIFV
- a CDS encoding transposase, with the protein product MRRRPILKSLWDQFDFSLLLAQSGIMKRSGAPSWLLCFLYVIGLAAGCPSVVQMADMADKDALLKAMFKPWKLAQYTLSRFFTTSFTWRTFGKKRVARLQEDPDTCLREGDAINLDDSLVAHPYAKMLPFLCWLYDHAKKINVWGMNLVVLQAVLRNGLEYPLFYSIWRKDEVESEELTKYDLARQMLLMLRESVTCRLWIAMDRGYICKDFFVFLMTHHFDWVTKAKRNTALFQRVIEPGTRRERFVPVTPIMLIKVVFKDLLKLGSTGLVCIAIPDIYMKLPHTTLNRKGKQVVKQKYVPVAAVVATRLKEDEESTAASKNDNENETPATYKGAYLLISNRHDIPLKAVGTYVKRWRIEVFFRTAKQELALEQCHSTTEAHQHGHLELLFATETLLSYALWQLNKEKTSDDEGYTHGEMVRASSTLVVRSAQKTTKAFSESMLILTTSAAICKTF
- a CDS encoding glycosyltransferase family 8 protein; this translates as MEKLHIVTVTNDKFAKHLAVMLYSLLENKVSQNPVQIYTIYGKLSSENKSRLNKALKRFNVKIKFLTVNPELYKGFKVGRYLTSETYYRFSIPDLLDKNVDKVLYLDCDMIVRDDVTWMWELDLSKHVLAAVENPGQTHRFNKLSIPLTSSYFNAGMLFINLKKWREQDITKKVFQFTNDNQAIIKLPSQDPLNAVLHDKWLKLDPKWNFQVSRYGHLEIKPAIIHYTTRRKPWNDNPPFKEEYNKFARKVIWK
- a CDS encoding glycosyltransferase family 8 protein translates to MTNLNSIHIVTATNDKYAKHLGVMLNSLLENKAEKADIQIHIIDGKISSSNKSNLRRVVNKFKLKVNFLTVDYSLFNGFKVKKNHLSKETYYRIVIPDLMDKSIKKVLYLDCDLIVKEDISKLWNTKIDHYHLAAVEKATLKDSERKALEIPKGSSYFNAGVLLMNLEKWRDQKISSKVLQYINDNSKKIKYCSQDPLNAILHNKWIKLDPKWNYTTRHFKIMPNIKPAIIHFTGQDKPWNKGHPLQHEYYKYLHTTSWK
- a CDS encoding NAD-dependent epimerase/dehydratase family protein, whose product is MNTKVLVTGGAGFIGSHLVDTLLGTVFKFL
- a CDS encoding glycosyltransferase family 4 protein: MKLRWSYRVIPLFEAHEFWLAYYYSMSDIFVCPSQWLEPLARVNYEAMAAGIPIVTSNRGGNPEVIIHGKNGLVVDQYDQPKAFAKAINKLLEDKKLRVKMGNLNRKLIRERYNFEKYALNISNLYMKILASK